Proteins encoded in a region of the Triticum dicoccoides isolate Atlit2015 ecotype Zavitan chromosome 3A, WEW_v2.0, whole genome shotgun sequence genome:
- the LOC119266703 gene encoding uncharacterized protein LOC119266703 — MKWGGGGVAFALLAAVVGVAAAAEGDSLAGLAAGIDGAAPEVKELGPWAKGLLNGMPDGAAGPAAMGPVAKYPLVLAEDRTRRPDVLRHLRMYGGGWNITNKHYWASVSFTGVAGFLLAALWFISFGIAAASFCFCKSRVGKAKVSHADVARPVLLVVAVLALLTGCIVLLYGQNEFREEATDTLDYVVNQSDFTIQTLRNVTDYLSFAMTINVAALYLPSDVQAQINNLKVDLNKAADTISLKTTESYKRIRKVLHNVSVALICIAVLMPVLAFLGYVLELYGPRYTVYTFATICWNIVAALFILIGILLIVSSASKDTCQAMDEWADHPRAETALSNILPCVDASTTNRTLYQSKQVVVQLVKLVNRAISALSNRKERHLHPGQLMPYLCSPYDENLNDRQCLSKEVTFDNATTAWQDYTCNAPDADACSGPSTVTPEIYSQLVTAANVSYALHHYAPPMLNFQDCKFVRDTFSSIASQYCPPLEHDLSLVSVGLALLASGLVLGLLLMLFADRPRKREEVSEQTSGFRVAPVDCSP, encoded by the exons ATgaagtggggaggaggaggagtcgcCTTCGCGTTGCTCGCGGCGGTGGTCGGCGTCGCGGCCGCCGCGGAGGGGGACTCGCTCGCCGGCCTCGCCGCGGGCATCGACGGCGCCGCGCCAG AGGTGAAGGAATTGGGGCCATGGGCGAAGGGGCTGCTGAACGGGATGCCGGATGGGGCAGCAGGGCCGGCGGCCATGGGGCCCGTCGCCAAGTATCCGCTGGTACTGGCCGAGGACAGGACGCGGCGGCCGGACGTTCTCCGCCATCTCAGGATGTATGGAGGTGGTTGGAACATCACCAACAAGCACTACTGGGCG TCTGTATCATTCACAGGAGTTGCTGGATTTCTCCTTGCTGCCCTGTGGTTTATTTCATTTGGGATTGCTGCAGCTTCATTCTGCTTTTGTAAATCAAGAGTGGGCAAAGCAAAGGTTTCTCATGCAGATGTAGCACGACCTGTGTTGCTTGTGGTTGCTGTGCTTGCTTTATT AACTGGATGCATTGTCCTTCTCTATGGGCAGAATGAATTCCGTGAAGAAGCTACCGATACTTTGGATTATGTTGTCAACCAATCTGATTTCACTATCCAGACACTGAGGAATGTTACAGATTACTTGTCATTTGCAATGACGATCAATGTGGCAGCACTGTATCTTCCATCAGATGTGCAGGCTCAGATTAACAATTTGAAAGTGGACCTAAATAAAGCAGCTGATACCATATCTTTGAAGACAACAGAAAGCTACAAAAGGATCAGAAAAGTTCTCCATAATGT GTCTGTTGCATTGATTTGCATAGCTGTGTTAATGCCTGTTCTTGCATTCCTTGGATATG TTCTGGAGCTATACGGACCAAGATATACAGTTTACAC ATTTGCTACCATATGCTGGAACATAGTGGCAGCTCTCTTCATTCTTATCGGGATTCTTTTGATAGTTAGCAG TGCTTCAAAGGATACATGCCAGGCAATGGACGAATGGGCAGACCATCCTCGAGCAGAAACTGCTCTCAGCAACATCCTTCCATGTGTGGACGCGAGTACAACCAACCGAACCTTGTACCAGAGTAAACAAGTCGTGGTGCAGCTCGTGAAGTTGGTCAACAGGGCTATATCCGCTCTTTCGAACCGAAAAGAGCGCCATCTGCATCCTGGGCAGCTCATGCCTTACCTGTGTTCTCCCTACGATGAAAACCTGAATGATCGGCAGTGCTTGTCTAAGGAGGTGACATTTGACAATGCAACGACA GCATGGCAGGACTACACGTGCAACGCTCCCGACGCGGACGCGTGCTCCGGCCCAAGCACCGTGACACCGGAGATCTACAGCCAGCTTGTCACAGCGGCGAACGTGAGCTACGCGCTGCACCACTACGCGCCGCCCATGCTCAACTTCCAGGACTGCAAGTTTGTGCGCGACACATTCAGCTCCATCGCCTCGCAGTACTGCCCGCCCCTGGAGCACGACCTCAGCCTCGTCTCCGTGGGGCTGGCGCTCCTCGCCTCGGGCCTCGTCCTCGGCCTTCTCCTGATGCTCTTTGCGGACCGCCCCCGAAAAAGGGAGGAGGTGTCCGAGCAGACGTCGGGGTTCAGAGTCGCACCCGTAGACTGCTCCCCGTGA